From Chloracidobacterium thermophilum B:
TCCGTCAAGGGTCGGGGCAAAGTCCGCGCCGCCAATGGCCATGACCGTCGCCTGCTCAAAACGCAGGCGCGGCCCCGGAAAGTGCATTTCCAGCAGGGCTGCTTCCGGTGGGTTCCCCAGCAGGATGTTGAGCAGGGAAGCCGCCAGTCCGTCGAGCGCGCCGCCGCGCCCGATGCCCCAGCGCCGTTGCCCACTTCGCCCGGCATCCTGAACCGTGGTGTACAACCCGGCTTCCAGAACGCGGATACCCATGGCGGAGTTGGAAGTTGGTGGAAATGCCGTGCCCAATGTGCGTCGTCAACCTGTGCCGCCGGCCCGTCTCAGGCGGCGGCTTCCGGGTGAATGGCCTGCAAAGCAGCCAGCAGCGCGTCGTTTTCTTCCGGCGTGCCGATGTTGAACCGGACGTATTCGCCAAGCAGCGGATACCGGCTGACATCCCGGATGAGCACGCCCCAGGCCAGCAGGGCTTCAAACAGGTGCCTGGGTGGAATGTGGGGCGTATGCAGCAGGTGGAAATTCGCCTGACTCGGCAGCAGCCGGAAACGGTCAAAGGACGCCATCGCCGCGCTGACACGCGCCCGTTCGTGGATGATGCGCTCAACGAGCGGCCGCAGCTCGTCAGCATACATTTCGACGGCCACCTGCGCTGCCGCCAGCGAAAAGAAGTTGACGTTGTAGGGCAGTTTGGCTTTGCCCAGTTCAGTCGCCAGTTCGGGCGCCATCAGCCCGTAGCCAATCCGCAGCCCGGCCATGGCCATGGCCTTGGAAAACGTCCGCAGCACAACCAGCCGGGGAAAATCAGACAGCAGCGGGACGAAGTTCTGCTGACAGAACTCATGGTAGGCCTCGTCCACGACGACGAAGCCATCAAAGTCCGTCAGGAAGGCGCGCAGCGCCGGCTCGTCAACGGTGACGCCGGTCGGATTGTTGGGCGAGCAGAGGATCACGGCCACGGCGCGCGTCCGGTGGGCAGCTTCCAGCATGGCCGGGATGTCGTAGCTGAAGTCGGCGCGTGGCGGGACATTGACCACCGTGCCGCCCAGAACTTCAACCATCAGACGGTAAACGGTGAACGTCGGCTCACTGAGGACGACCGGCGTTCCGGGGGCAACGAGAATCGTCAGCAGCGCCTGGATGATTTCATTGGAGCCATTGCCGACCACGACGCCATCTGCCTGCCAGCCGGCGAACCGGGCCAGTGCTGTTTGCAGTTCGGTGGGAACAAAGTCGGGATACCGCGCCCAGTCCCGCCCGGCAACCCGGCGGAGGGTTTCCGCCACGATGGCCGGGGGAATACCAAACGGGTTTTCGTTCTGGTTGAGCTTGATGGGCACGCGGTGCGGCGTCAGGGTGTAGGCCTGAAGTCGCCGCACCGAGGGTTTGATGAGGTCGTCGAACGTCCGCATAGGCGTTTCAGCCACCGCAGACCTGCGCCAGCCGGGCGGCAAACGCATCCATAGCCGCGCGCGAGGTGTTTTCCGTGGCGCAAACGAGCAACTCGTGCGTACGCTCCGGGAAATAGCGCGACAACGGCAACCCGGCCAGGATGTCGTCTTCCAGCAACGTTTCCACGAGTTGCGCGGCCGGCAGGGGCGTTCGGATGACGAATTCGTTGAAGACCGGCGCACGGTAGGTCAGGGTGATGCCGGGGATGGCCGTGAGAACACCTTTCAGATAGGCGGCCTTCTGAAGGTTGCGCTGGGCCAGTTCCTGCAGACCGCGCCGGCCGACCGTTGCCAGAAAGATGCTGGCGACGAGCGCGCACAGACCTTCGTTGCTGCAAATGTTCGAGGTGGCTTTTTCGCGCCGGATGTGCTGCTCGCGGGTGGCAAGGGTGATGA
This genomic window contains:
- the hisC gene encoding histidinol-phosphate transaminase produces the protein MRTFDDLIKPSVRRLQAYTLTPHRVPIKLNQNENPFGIPPAIVAETLRRVAGRDWARYPDFVPTELQTALARFAGWQADGVVVGNGSNEIIQALLTILVAPGTPVVLSEPTFTVYRLMVEVLGGTVVNVPPRADFSYDIPAMLEAAHRTRAVAVILCSPNNPTGVTVDEPALRAFLTDFDGFVVVDEAYHEFCQQNFVPLLSDFPRLVVLRTFSKAMAMAGLRIGYGLMAPELATELGKAKLPYNVNFFSLAAAQVAVEMYADELRPLVERIIHERARVSAAMASFDRFRLLPSQANFHLLHTPHIPPRHLFEALLAWGVLIRDVSRYPLLGEYVRFNIGTPEENDALLAALQAIHPEAAA